The following coding sequences lie in one Halococcus hamelinensis 100A6 genomic window:
- a CDS encoding GNAT family N-acetyltransferase produces MSAEIHLRAAEPDDYEDIVAFTRETWADRETSDYLPDVYHDWIEGNPDRKRTLVADAGDDIAGLCQVVFLSDHEAWAQGMRVNPAYRGEGVGVRLNDALFAWAREQGATVCRNMVFSWNVAGLGVSRAAGYDPRTEFRWAHPTPETADADDDHEVVSDPDAAWSFWQRSTARRNLSDLTLDMDESWAVSELTRGTLHRAADETRLFAAERAGEGTRAMGYRARDFEREGDEAEHVAEYGIGAWADLDAARALFGAIGADADDLGADRTRVLIPETVTAVSDVAALRIGVSEEPDFVLEADLT; encoded by the coding sequence AGCGACTACCTCCCCGACGTCTACCACGACTGGATCGAAGGCAACCCCGACCGAAAGCGAACCCTGGTCGCCGACGCGGGCGACGACATCGCCGGCCTCTGCCAAGTGGTGTTCCTCTCCGACCACGAGGCGTGGGCGCAGGGGATGCGTGTCAACCCCGCCTATCGCGGGGAGGGGGTCGGGGTCCGGCTCAACGACGCGCTGTTCGCGTGGGCGCGCGAGCAGGGCGCGACGGTCTGTCGGAACATGGTGTTCTCGTGGAACGTCGCGGGTCTCGGCGTCTCGCGCGCCGCGGGCTACGACCCCCGGACCGAGTTCCGGTGGGCGCACCCGACACCCGAGACGGCGGACGCCGACGACGACCACGAGGTCGTCTCTGACCCCGACGCGGCCTGGAGCTTCTGGCAGCGCTCGACGGCGCGACGCAACCTCTCGGACCTCACCCTCGACATGGACGAGTCGTGGGCGGTCTCGGAGCTCACTCGCGGGACGCTCCACCGCGCCGCCGACGAGACACGACTGTTCGCGGCCGAACGAGCCGGCGAGGGAACGCGGGCGATGGGCTATCGAGCCCGGGATTTCGAGCGCGAGGGCGACGAGGCCGAGCACGTTGCGGAGTACGGCATCGGTGCGTGGGCCGACCTCGACGCCGCGCGGGCGCTCTTCGGTGCCATCGGTGCCGACGCCGACGACCTCGGCGCGGACCGGACCCGGGTGCTGATCCCCGAGACCGTCACGGCGGTCTCGGACGTCGCCGCGCTCCGTATCGGCGTGAGTGAGGAGCCCGACTTCGTGCTCGAAGCCGACCTCACTTGA